Proteins encoded together in one uncultured Desulfosarcina sp. window:
- a CDS encoding amylo-alpha-1,6-glucosidase, with amino-acid sequence MVQSDAIVQVPAPGTHQLHFAGDTLTFHLQVPESWSGQAWLRTSLGYGRSVRREILREVDREENPLGRCWYDIPMKPSGKGRYALTVALTEVGHFEAKAYFLRAEGADPLWPPGTNTAVNVAPADTVCANILYNAFVRQFGPNKNGGMGDIDAAAKPLDEAGYTVIPPSGTFRDLIGELDFIIGHLGCRAIQLLPIHPTPTTYARMGRFGSPYAALSFTAVDPALAEFDPKATPLEQFIELVDAIHARGARIFIDIAINHTGWAAGLHETHPQWLSREPNGQIETPGAWGVVWADLTRLDFRHRDLWQYMAEVFLTWCRRGVDGFRCDAGYMVPTPAWRYIIARVRDQYPNAIFLLEGLGGKISVTRELLNWADFNWAYSELFQNYDRGQIEHYLPGAMEIADSDGSVIHFAETHDNLRLAATSTVYARMRTALCALLSHQGGFAFANGVEWLATEKIDVHGAPSLNWGAAENIVDHIRRLNAILGAHPAFAHPVAVKMIQTGPGNCIVAARRCESGRNLLVVVNLDANTGCRAAWPDDRMPLSGGQELIDLLGGNTVAVERSGETLHLDLAPGQVVCLSDHPDDLAQLAGIENGFPRSPERVLKQRMRAKALQVWRYYRGVGDLDGWDPDAATARLRSSPMDFCRTVNPSGDAPQVVTWQFPVDERREVMVPPGHFLLVRAQTPFRATIVERRTAMAVEESLTDDGGGSFALFAPLPVGGRHKARSLKLSLFDPGGCTHHEAPLLYLTDADRVRVRKIFSRPRRNLAAIHMLGTNGRGGMTRAHAHWNRLPSRYDALLAANLSPDVPEDRRILLTRLRGWVVFQGFSQEIGRDCLDAFGFDYDGPGCWSYHIPCGQGQHVVLHVGLRTIPGKNAVAMVFYRHPAGGAKDRLADDTPVTLILRPDVEDRGFHETTKAYAGPEEHFPRSVTPRENGFAFHPCEGYALDLAAESIGFFPEPEWQYMVHHPQEAQRGQDPDTDLFSPGYFSGPLIGGQSEVLVARVSGEAAPDPETADELRQRVIRFFETTPPKQAPVPALEKALDQYIVKRDQFKTVIAGYPWFLDWGRDTLIVVRGIVAAGRHQEALTIIQQFAAFEDRGTIPNMIRGTDTGNRDTSDAPLWLFRVCDELGAAMGQDKVLATDCGGRSLKQVLLDIARSIMAGAPNGIVMDAASGLLFSPAHFTWMDTNHPAGTPRQGYPIEIQALWQAALDYLGRVDAVRARKSWKELADRVRQSIADLFFREDLGYLADCLHAVPGTPAADATADDALRPNQLFALTLGAIQDRAVAERVLTACQELIVPGAIRSLADRPVHPELPIVHNGTLVNNPDRPYVGEYGGDEDTRRKPAYHNGTAWTWVFPSFCEAWADCFGADAYDTALAWLGSSSRLIDDGCVGHMPEIVDGDAPHHARGCDAQAWGVSELLRVWIKIQDLRQN; translated from the coding sequence ATGGTCCAATCCGATGCCATCGTCCAGGTTCCCGCACCCGGCACGCACCAGCTTCATTTCGCGGGCGATACACTGACCTTTCACCTGCAAGTGCCCGAATCGTGGAGCGGTCAGGCCTGGCTGCGCACGAGCCTGGGCTATGGTCGCAGCGTGCGGCGCGAGATCCTGCGCGAAGTGGACCGCGAGGAAAATCCCCTGGGCCGCTGCTGGTACGACATCCCCATGAAGCCGTCCGGCAAGGGCCGCTATGCGCTGACCGTGGCCCTGACCGAAGTTGGGCACTTCGAGGCCAAAGCCTATTTTTTGCGTGCGGAAGGGGCCGACCCGCTGTGGCCGCCGGGAACCAACACCGCCGTCAACGTGGCGCCGGCAGACACCGTCTGCGCCAATATTCTTTACAATGCTTTCGTGCGCCAGTTCGGGCCCAACAAGAACGGGGGCATGGGGGACATCGACGCGGCCGCAAAGCCGCTGGACGAGGCCGGATACACGGTGATTCCACCTTCGGGAACCTTCCGGGACCTGATTGGCGAACTGGACTTCATCATCGGCCATTTGGGCTGCCGCGCCATCCAATTGCTGCCCATTCACCCCACCCCGACCACCTACGCCCGCATGGGGCGGTTCGGCAGCCCCTACGCTGCGCTCAGCTTCACCGCCGTAGACCCGGCCCTGGCCGAATTCGATCCCAAGGCCACGCCGTTGGAGCAGTTCATCGAACTGGTGGACGCCATCCACGCCCGCGGCGCAAGGATTTTCATCGACATCGCCATCAACCACACCGGCTGGGCGGCCGGTCTCCACGAAACCCATCCCCAGTGGCTTTCCCGGGAGCCGAACGGGCAGATCGAAACCCCCGGCGCCTGGGGGGTGGTCTGGGCCGATCTGACCCGGCTGGACTTCCGCCACCGGGACCTGTGGCAGTACATGGCCGAGGTTTTTCTCACCTGGTGCCGGCGGGGGGTGGACGGATTCCGCTGCGATGCCGGGTACATGGTCCCCACCCCGGCATGGCGGTATATCATCGCCCGGGTCCGCGACCAGTACCCCAACGCGATCTTCCTGCTGGAGGGACTGGGCGGCAAGATCTCCGTCACCCGCGAACTGCTCAACTGGGCCGATTTCAACTGGGCTTACAGCGAACTGTTCCAGAACTACGACCGGGGCCAGATCGAGCACTACCTGCCCGGCGCCATGGAGATCGCCGACAGCGACGGCAGCGTGATCCATTTTGCCGAAACCCATGACAACCTGCGCCTGGCCGCCACCTCGACCGTTTACGCCCGTATGCGCACCGCCCTTTGCGCCCTGCTTTCCCACCAGGGCGGCTTTGCTTTCGCCAACGGCGTGGAGTGGCTGGCCACGGAAAAAATCGATGTGCATGGTGCGCCGTCCCTCAACTGGGGCGCGGCGGAGAATATCGTGGATCATATCCGCCGGCTCAACGCCATCCTGGGCGCCCATCCGGCCTTTGCCCATCCGGTGGCGGTGAAGATGATCCAGACCGGGCCGGGCAACTGCATCGTCGCCGCCCGCCGCTGCGAGAGCGGCCGGAACCTGCTGGTTGTGGTCAACCTGGATGCCAATACCGGCTGCCGGGCGGCCTGGCCGGACGACCGCATGCCTTTATCCGGTGGGCAGGAATTGATCGATCTGCTTGGCGGAAATACGGTGGCCGTCGAGCGGTCCGGCGAAACCCTGCACCTGGACCTGGCACCGGGCCAGGTGGTCTGTTTGAGTGACCATCCGGACGATTTGGCACAACTCGCCGGCATCGAAAATGGATTTCCGCGGTCGCCGGAACGGGTCCTGAAGCAGCGCATGCGGGCCAAGGCCCTGCAGGTGTGGCGCTATTACCGCGGCGTCGGGGACCTGGACGGCTGGGACCCGGATGCGGCCACCGCCCGGCTGCGATCCTCGCCCATGGATTTCTGCCGGACCGTTAACCCGTCGGGCGATGCGCCGCAGGTCGTGACCTGGCAGTTTCCCGTGGATGAACGGCGGGAGGTGATGGTGCCCCCGGGGCACTTTCTGCTGGTCCGCGCCCAAACCCCTTTTCGCGCCACGATTGTCGAACGGCGGACGGCCATGGCCGTGGAGGAGAGCCTGACCGACGATGGCGGCGGCAGTTTTGCTCTTTTCGCCCCCCTGCCGGTCGGCGGGCGCCACAAGGCGCGCAGCCTCAAGCTTTCCCTTTTCGATCCGGGCGGCTGCACCCACCACGAAGCACCGCTGCTCTACCTGACCGATGCCGACCGGGTACGGGTCAGAAAGATCTTCTCCCGGCCGCGCAGGAACCTGGCCGCCATCCACATGCTGGGCACCAACGGCCGCGGCGGCATGACCCGGGCCCATGCCCACTGGAACCGGCTGCCCAGCCGCTATGACGCCCTTCTGGCGGCCAACCTGAGCCCCGACGTGCCCGAAGACCGCCGCATCCTGCTGACCCGCCTGCGGGGATGGGTGGTGTTCCAGGGGTTCTCCCAGGAGATCGGACGGGACTGCCTGGATGCCTTCGGGTTCGACTACGACGGGCCGGGCTGCTGGTCCTACCACATTCCCTGCGGCCAGGGGCAGCATGTGGTATTGCACGTGGGCCTGCGCACGATTCCGGGAAAAAACGCTGTGGCCATGGTCTTTTACCGGCATCCGGCCGGCGGCGCCAAAGACCGGCTGGCCGACGACACGCCGGTGACCCTGATCCTGCGTCCGGACGTGGAAGACCGCGGCTTTCATGAAACCACCAAGGCCTATGCCGGGCCGGAGGAGCATTTCCCCCGGTCCGTCACCCCCCGGGAAAACGGGTTTGCGTTCCATCCCTGCGAGGGATACGCACTGGATCTGGCCGCCGAGAGCATCGGCTTTTTCCCCGAGCCCGAATGGCAGTACATGGTCCACCATCCGCAGGAGGCCCAGCGGGGGCAGGACCCGGATACGGACCTGTTCAGTCCGGGCTATTTTTCCGGCCCGCTGATCGGCGGCCAGAGCGAAGTGCTGGTCGCCCGGGTGTCCGGGGAGGCGGCCCCCGACCCGGAGACGGCCGACGAACTGCGGCAGCGGGTGATCCGGTTCTTTGAAACCACGCCACCCAAACAGGCGCCGGTGCCGGCCCTCGAAAAAGCCCTGGACCAGTACATCGTGAAGCGCGATCAGTTCAAGACGGTCATCGCCGGATACCCCTGGTTTCTCGACTGGGGGCGGGACACCCTGATCGTGGTGCGGGGCATCGTCGCCGCCGGGCGGCACCAGGAAGCTTTGACCATCATCCAGCAGTTCGCCGCTTTCGAGGATCGCGGCACGATCCCCAACATGATCCGCGGCACGGACACCGGCAACCGCGATACCTCCGACGCGCCCCTTTGGCTCTTCCGGGTCTGCGACGAACTGGGGGCCGCCATGGGGCAGGATAAGGTGCTGGCCACCGACTGCGGCGGCCGCTCGTTGAAACAGGTACTTCTGGACATCGCCCGGTCGATCATGGCCGGCGCCCCCAACGGCATCGTCATGGACGCGGCCAGCGGCCTGCTTTTCAGCCCGGCCCATTTCACCTGGATGGATACCAACCATCCGGCCGGCACCCCGCGGCAGGGGTACCCCATCGAGATCCAGGCCCTGTGGCAGGCGGCGCTGGACTACCTGGGCCGGGTGGATGCGGTCCGGGCGCGCAAGTCCTGGAAAGAGCTGGCCGACCGGGTAAGACAATCCATTGCCGACTTGTTTTTTCGTGAAGACCTGGGCTACCTGGCCGACTGCCTGCACGCCGTTCCCGGCACACCGGCCGCGGATGCCACGGCGGACGACGCGCTGCGGCCCAACCAGCTTTTCGCCCTGACTTTGGGGGCGATCCAGGACAGGGCCGTGGCCGAACGGGTGCTGACGGCCTGCCAGGAGCTGATCGTTCCCGGGGCCATTCGCAGCCTGGCCGACCGCCCCGTGCACCCGGAACTGCCCATCGTCCACAACGGGACGCTGGTCAACAACCCGGACAGACCCTATGTGGGAGAATACGGCGGGGACGAGGACACCCGCCGCAAGCCGGCCTACCACAACGGCACGGCCTGGACCTGGGTGTTTCCCAGCTTCTGCGAGGCCTGGGCCGACTGCTTCGGCGCCGACGCCTACGACACGGCGCTGGCCTGGCTGGGCAGCAGCAGCCGTCTGATCGACGACGGCTGCGTGGGACATATGCCGGAGATCGTGGACGGGGACGCTCCCCACCACGCCAGGGGGTGCGACGCCCAGGCGTGGGGCGTGAGCGAACTGTTGCGGGTTTGGATCAAGATCCAGGATCTGCGGCAGAATTGA
- a CDS encoding MFS transporter — MPTSSRQTAAKSPFAVNNVRMFIAFRVFFNCRFYYPIFTVLFLDFGLSVAQFSILNAVWAATIVMAEVPSGALADIVGRRRLLVFAAMSMLVEMAILCLAPRGSIPLLFGFFCVNRVLSGLAEAAASGADEAIAYDALQAEGMADQWGRVLEVQMRLQSVMFILTMSAGAAVYDPELMTRVMAWLGSGVRFTQDQTLRLPLYLTFLFSLVTLAATWRLDEIHPDSGQEDAAEKGLGGSTLDALKLTFSTGGWILKTPFVLAVILFGMLFDGVLRMAITLASQYYRMVQLPESLFGILGSVMAVAGLFIPRLARRIAENHSPAVCLGATSLVALSGLTGMAFFWPTVGLVPALVAFSALYMVGFFLSYFVNREAPSSRRATVLSFKGLAYNLSYGLIGVVYAGLLEAKKAGIGGAVDARTVENLVFKETFFWFPVSLAAGLVVLIVGMLLLRARRA, encoded by the coding sequence ATGCCAACAAGTAGTCGCCAGACGGCCGCCAAAAGCCCCTTTGCGGTGAACAACGTGCGCATGTTCATCGCCTTTCGGGTATTTTTCAATTGCCGGTTTTATTATCCCATTTTTACCGTTTTGTTTCTGGATTTCGGGCTCAGCGTGGCCCAGTTTTCGATTCTCAACGCGGTGTGGGCCGCCACCATCGTGATGGCCGAAGTGCCTTCCGGAGCCCTGGCCGACATCGTTGGCCGGCGCCGGCTGCTGGTATTCGCGGCGATGTCCATGCTGGTGGAGATGGCGATTCTCTGCCTGGCCCCCAGGGGCAGCATTCCGCTGCTGTTCGGATTCTTCTGTGTCAACCGGGTGCTCAGCGGCCTGGCCGAAGCCGCCGCCAGCGGGGCCGACGAGGCCATCGCCTACGATGCCCTCCAGGCCGAGGGGATGGCGGACCAGTGGGGCCGGGTGCTGGAGGTGCAGATGCGCCTGCAGTCGGTGATGTTCATTCTCACCATGTCGGCGGGGGCGGCGGTCTACGACCCGGAACTGATGACCCGGGTCATGGCTTGGTTGGGCTCCGGGGTCCGCTTTACCCAGGACCAGACCCTGCGGCTGCCGCTTTATCTCACCTTTCTTTTCTCTCTGGTCACGCTGGCCGCCACCTGGCGGCTGGACGAGATCCACCCCGATTCCGGGCAGGAGGACGCCGCTGAAAAAGGACTCGGCGGGTCGACCCTGGATGCCCTGAAACTGACTTTTTCCACCGGCGGCTGGATTTTGAAAACGCCCTTTGTCCTGGCGGTGATCCTTTTCGGCATGCTTTTCGACGGCGTTTTGCGCATGGCGATCACCCTGGCCAGCCAGTACTACCGCATGGTGCAGCTGCCCGAATCGCTGTTCGGCATCCTGGGTTCGGTGATGGCGGTGGCCGGACTGTTCATTCCGCGCCTGGCCCGCCGCATTGCGGAAAACCACTCGCCGGCCGTCTGCCTCGGGGCAACGAGCCTCGTGGCGCTGTCCGGGCTTACGGGGATGGCCTTTTTCTGGCCGACCGTCGGGCTGGTGCCCGCCCTGGTCGCCTTTTCGGCGCTGTACATGGTCGGCTTTTTTCTCAGCTACTTCGTCAACCGGGAGGCCCCCTCTTCGCGCCGGGCCACGGTCCTCAGTTTCAAGGGTCTGGCCTACAATCTTTCCTACGGTCTGATCGGCGTCGTTTACGCGGGGCTGCTGGAGGCGAAAAAGGCGGGCATTGGCGGCGCCGTCGATGCCCGGACCGTGGAGAACCTCGTCTTCAAAGAGACCTTTTTCTGGTTCCCGGTTTCCCTGGCCGCAGGCCTGGTCGTTCTGATCGTCGGGATGCTGCTTTTGCGCGCCAGGCGCGCCTGA
- a CDS encoding DMT family transporter — protein MRNLLFLTLALCAGGLVPIQGALNAHLGKSLNHPLQATFISFFGAIIVLVLLLILLSPSLPSLADLKSTPALYYSGGIYGVIFVTAILTLTPRIGIANTIVATIVGQLIVSVILDHFGVLGLARHPINASRLIGCVGLLVSLYLIQFRH, from the coding sequence ATGAGAAACCTCCTGTTTCTAACGCTGGCCCTTTGCGCCGGCGGCCTGGTGCCGATTCAGGGCGCCCTTAACGCCCATCTGGGCAAAAGCCTCAACCATCCGCTGCAGGCCACCTTCATCTCTTTTTTCGGCGCCATTATCGTTCTGGTTCTCCTGCTGATCCTGCTTAGCCCTTCCCTGCCGTCGCTTGCGGATCTCAAATCCACACCAGCACTCTACTACTCCGGCGGCATTTACGGGGTGATCTTCGTTACCGCCATTTTGACGCTGACCCCGCGCATCGGCATTGCCAACACCATCGTAGCCACCATCGTCGGGCAGCTCATCGTTTCGGTGATTCTCGATCACTTCGGCGTTTTGGGCCTGGCCCGACATCCAATCAACGCGTCCCGGCTGATCGGATGCGTGGGACTGCTGGTGAGTCTATACCTGATCCAATTCCGCCATTGA
- a CDS encoding ATP-binding cassette domain-containing protein has translation MDDNTPAIAFSKVTFSYPNGKALFQDLSLELNSGEFYLVRGPSGSGKSTFLRLINRLEEPSNGHLLFAGHPLTSYSPPLLRRKILYIQQTPTSVETTVRKNLLLAFSFKNNRDLTPPGDDILRSRLDNFLLNDIHLDTQASTLSVGQLQRLCFIRGLLLNPKVLLLDEPASALDEESARIVEETAERMCVESGLTVLMVSHRTFRPGRVRHKVLQIVKGQIELLT, from the coding sequence ATGGATGATAACACGCCGGCAATTGCGTTTTCGAAAGTGACCTTTTCTTATCCCAATGGTAAGGCCCTTTTCCAGGATCTTTCGCTCGAATTGAACAGCGGCGAGTTCTACCTGGTGCGGGGACCTTCCGGTTCTGGCAAATCGACATTTCTGCGGTTGATCAACCGGCTGGAGGAACCTTCAAACGGCCATTTATTGTTTGCGGGACATCCTCTGACCTCTTACAGCCCTCCGCTTCTTCGCCGGAAGATTCTTTATATTCAACAGACGCCAACCTCCGTGGAAACAACGGTCCGCAAAAACCTGCTGCTGGCTTTCTCATTTAAAAACAACCGTGACCTCACACCACCCGGCGACGATATCCTCAGGTCCCGTCTGGACAATTTTCTGCTCAACGACATCCATCTGGATACCCAGGCGTCAACCCTGTCCGTCGGTCAACTTCAACGCCTTTGCTTTATAAGGGGATTGCTGCTGAATCCGAAGGTGCTCCTGTTGGATGAACCTGCCAGCGCGCTGGATGAAGAAAGCGCCCGGATCGTGGAGGAAACCGCCGAACGGATGTGTGTCGAGTCGGGCCTGACAGTTCTGATGGTAAGCCACCGAACATTCAGGCCCGGACGGGTAAGGCACAAGGTCCTTCAAATCGTCAAAGGTCAAATCGAGTTGCTGACATGA
- the fetB gene encoding iron export ABC transporter permease subunit FetB, producing MTTEIVSIGLGQLAVGLVFILLAGLASLHHALRLEKDLLVGTVRTFVQLFLLGYILIFIFKLDSAALVLLVFGFMIFFAAWEIRSRIKEKQVTFFWPLLVSMAISYIIVSYMVTAVVVGVTPWWKPQYFIPIGGMVIGNSMNAIAIALERLLGELRKRRLEVEAMLCLGADYKEASKDILRIAMRAGMIPSINSMMAVGIVFIPGMMTGQILAGADPLQAVRYQIVVMIMLVGSTAIGSLLVVYLVRKRCFGKSERLLLQPKNN from the coding sequence ATGACAACGGAAATCGTATCCATCGGTCTGGGCCAGCTGGCCGTCGGACTTGTCTTCATTCTGTTGGCCGGGCTTGCTTCATTGCATCATGCGCTCAGGCTGGAAAAAGACCTGCTGGTGGGGACAGTCCGAACTTTTGTACAACTATTTTTACTTGGCTATATTCTCATCTTCATTTTCAAGCTGGATAGCGCTGCTCTTGTTCTCCTTGTATTCGGCTTCATGATCTTTTTTGCCGCCTGGGAAATTCGAAGCCGGATCAAAGAGAAGCAGGTTACTTTTTTCTGGCCTTTGCTCGTTTCAATGGCGATCAGTTATATCATCGTTTCCTACATGGTGACTGCCGTGGTTGTCGGTGTTACGCCCTGGTGGAAGCCCCAGTATTTCATTCCCATCGGCGGGATGGTGATCGGCAATTCGATGAATGCCATCGCAATTGCTTTGGAACGGCTGCTGGGCGAACTTCGGAAGCGCCGGCTCGAAGTTGAGGCCATGCTTTGCCTGGGGGCGGATTACAAGGAGGCCAGCAAAGATATTCTCCGTATCGCCATGCGGGCCGGAATGATTCCATCGATCAATTCCATGATGGCCGTGGGCATTGTATTCATACCCGGCATGATGACCGGACAGATTCTGGCTGGTGCGGACCCCCTGCAGGCCGTCCGCTACCAGATCGTAGTGATGATCATGCTGGTGGGATCGACGGCCATTGGATCTTTGCTGGTGGTTTACCTGGTGCGAAAACGCTGCTTCGGCAAAAGCGAGAGGTTGCTGTTGCAACCAAAAAATAATTGA
- a CDS encoding FAD-dependent oxidoreductase, protein MEKTDVLIVGGSAAGLMAGLTVKRRHPQKTVTMVRKASRTPVPCGIPYIYGTLKAVEKNLIPDDNFIKQGIRMHTQAVESVDRGNKTADLADGTRIAYDKLIIATGSSPAMPPIPGLQTGNVFGIKKEPEYLDMIQKALESSRNVVVIGGGFIGVEMAEQIALMAQAGNDAGAVQVSLIEMLPNCLMLACEQEFCSDAESELRSLGVNVMTNTQVKAIQGNGKVTGVQLASGETIPADAVVVGIGVTPNIELAQQIGLEADPRMGIKVDAYMRTEDPDIFAAGDCASKFSFFDGQPTCIRLASVACSEGMIAASNLYAPVRKCMGAVGAFGTTVGKNSIGAAGLTTKAADDASIPYVVGEAVFPNRHPGGLPGCILDMKAKLLFHSETGKIIGGHVRGGEATADMVNIVAAAIQGGLTAEDLATMQYATHPLMTASPLGYHVMLAAENASAKLTGSRAA, encoded by the coding sequence ATGGAAAAAACGGATGTATTGATTGTTGGTGGTTCCGCTGCCGGTCTCATGGCGGGTTTGACTGTGAAACGGCGACACCCGCAAAAAACGGTCACAATGGTGCGCAAGGCCAGCAGAACGCCGGTGCCTTGCGGTATTCCCTATATCTACGGTACGTTGAAGGCCGTCGAGAAAAACCTTATCCCGGACGACAATTTCATCAAGCAGGGAATCCGGATGCATACCCAGGCTGTGGAATCCGTCGATCGAGGCAACAAGACAGCCGATTTGGCTGACGGAACCCGCATAGCCTATGACAAGCTGATTATCGCCACCGGATCAAGCCCGGCCATGCCGCCCATCCCCGGATTGCAAACCGGCAACGTTTTCGGCATTAAGAAAGAGCCCGAATATCTCGACATGATTCAGAAAGCCCTCGAGTCGTCACGCAATGTAGTAGTTATCGGCGGCGGCTTCATCGGGGTGGAAATGGCCGAACAGATTGCCTTGATGGCGCAGGCGGGCAACGATGCCGGAGCTGTCCAGGTCAGCCTGATCGAGATGCTGCCCAACTGCCTGATGCTGGCCTGCGAACAGGAATTCTGCAGCGATGCCGAAAGCGAACTGCGCAGCCTTGGAGTCAACGTAATGACCAATACCCAGGTCAAGGCCATCCAGGGCAATGGCAAGGTTACCGGCGTCCAATTGGCGTCGGGGGAAACGATTCCGGCGGACGCCGTCGTGGTTGGTATCGGTGTGACGCCCAATATCGAATTGGCCCAGCAGATCGGCCTGGAGGCCGATCCACGTATGGGCATTAAAGTGGACGCGTACATGCGCACCGAAGACCCGGATATCTTCGCGGCCGGCGACTGCGCAAGCAAGTTTTCCTTCTTCGACGGCCAGCCGACGTGTATCCGCCTTGCCTCGGTGGCCTGCAGCGAAGGCATGATCGCCGCCAGCAACCTGTATGCCCCTGTTCGCAAGTGTATGGGGGCCGTTGGGGCTTTCGGAACCACGGTAGGGAAGAATTCCATCGGGGCCGCGGGCCTGACCACAAAGGCCGCCGACGACGCCAGCATCCCCTATGTGGTCGGCGAGGCGGTTTTCCCCAACCGTCATCCGGGCGGCCTGCCGGGCTGCATTCTAGACATGAAAGCCAAACTCCTGTTCCACAGCGAGACCGGCAAAATCATCGGTGGGCATGTGCGCGGGGGAGAAGCCACCGCAGATATGGTCAACATCGTGGCCGCTGCCATCCAGGGAGGACTCACGGCCGAAGACCTTGCCACCATGCAGTATGCCACACATCCTCTCATGACCGCATCGCCTTTGGGATATCACGTCATGCTGGCCGCCGAGAATGCGTCGGCCAAGTTGACCGGCAGCCGCGCAGCCTGA
- a CDS encoding sigma 54-interacting transcriptional regulator: protein MREEDLNFHWKTVVNTIRDGVMIVDRGGKIVSVNRAFETITGYSREEAIGQSCQLLRCEICKTARDPKDRAWCDLFRTGRINANRCTLTRKDGRPVHVIKNASLLHGATRKVIGAVETLTDVSDLVRKENQLQAFHQEQDREDGFQGILGASAAITRVFELVRNAARSDAPVIILGESGTGKELVARAIHDVGLRREDAFVKVNCAALNESLLESELFGHVKGAFTGAFRDREGRFEAAHNGDIFLDEIGDLSPHIQVKLLRVLEEKVVERVGANAPIPINVRIISATNRNLDALVAEGAFRKDLFYRINVIPIWVPPLRERTEDIPLLAENFLKTIGLKTGKTIPTVSPEAMALLTNYNWPGNIRELKSAFEYACVTCQEDRLEYYHFPPNILGRGAMAAPGREPGMSREEPSAGS, encoded by the coding sequence ATGCGAGAAGAGGATCTGAATTTCCACTGGAAAACCGTTGTCAACACCATCCGGGACGGCGTCATGATCGTAGACAGAGGGGGGAAAATCGTTTCGGTCAACCGGGCGTTTGAAACCATCACCGGCTACAGCCGCGAGGAAGCCATCGGCCAGAGTTGCCAGCTGCTGCGCTGTGAAATCTGCAAAACGGCGCGCGACCCCAAGGACCGCGCCTGGTGCGACCTGTTCCGCACCGGCCGTATCAACGCCAACCGCTGCACATTGACGCGCAAAGACGGGCGACCGGTGCATGTCATCAAAAACGCTTCGCTTCTCCATGGAGCCACGCGCAAGGTTATCGGGGCCGTGGAAACCCTGACTGACGTGAGCGACCTGGTGCGCAAGGAAAACCAGTTGCAGGCCTTCCACCAGGAGCAGGATCGGGAAGACGGCTTCCAGGGCATCCTGGGAGCATCGGCTGCCATTACCCGGGTTTTTGAATTGGTGCGCAACGCCGCTCGGTCGGATGCGCCGGTCATCATATTGGGGGAAAGCGGAACCGGAAAGGAACTGGTGGCCCGCGCCATCCATGACGTCGGTCTTCGCCGGGAAGACGCATTTGTAAAGGTGAACTGCGCCGCCTTGAACGAATCGCTTCTGGAGAGCGAACTTTTCGGCCATGTCAAAGGGGCTTTCACCGGTGCCTTCCGGGATCGGGAAGGACGATTCGAGGCGGCCCACAACGGGGATATCTTCCTGGATGAAATCGGCGATCTGTCGCCTCACATTCAGGTAAAACTGTTGCGCGTGCTCGAGGAAAAAGTGGTCGAACGGGTGGGAGCCAACGCACCGATCCCCATCAACGTGCGGATTATCTCCGCGACCAACAGGAATCTGGATGCCCTGGTCGCTGAAGGTGCTTTTCGCAAAGACCTGTTCTATCGCATCAATGTCATCCCGATCTGGGTTCCCCCGCTGAGGGAGCGGACCGAAGATATTCCCCTGTTAGCGGAGAACTTTCTCAAAACGATAGGCTTAAAAACCGGTAAAACGATCCCTACGGTGAGCCCCGAGGCCATGGCATTGCTAACGAATTACAATTGGCCCGGCAACATACGCGAATTGAAAAGCGCCTTCGAGTATGCCTGTGTGACTTGCCAGGAAGACCGCCTGGAATACTACCATTTTCCGCCCAATATCCTGGGGAGGGGCGCGATGGCTGCTCCGGGCAGAGAACCGGGGATGAGCCGGGAAGAACCCAGCGCCGGCAGTTGA
- a CDS encoding helix-turn-helix domain-containing protein, which translates to MITALQQTGGNRTAAAKILGVTRVTVWNRMKRFGIQLPL; encoded by the coding sequence TTGATCACCGCCCTCCAGCAAACCGGCGGCAACCGGACGGCCGCCGCTAAAATTTTGGGAGTCACCCGCGTTACGGTCTGGAACCGGATGAAACGTTTCGGCATTCAACTGCCTTTGTGA
- a CDS encoding carboxymuconolactone decarboxylase family protein, producing the protein MAQELLEKGIEKRIAVLGSERVQSTLHEADDFNKPFQEAMTEWCWGFGWSDDTFDLKTRSMLNLVMIAALNRMDEWELHLRGSQRTGVSKEEIRSLIHIVGIYCGVPAAVSCFRIANRVFKELESE; encoded by the coding sequence ATGGCACAAGAGCTATTGGAAAAAGGTATCGAAAAACGCATCGCAGTTTTAGGGTCTGAACGTGTTCAATCTACGCTACATGAGGCGGACGATTTCAATAAACCCTTTCAAGAAGCGATGACCGAATGGTGTTGGGGGTTCGGCTGGAGTGACGATACGTTTGATCTGAAAACACGCTCCATGTTGAACTTGGTGATGATCGCGGCTCTAAATCGAATGGATGAATGGGAGTTACATCTGCGTGGCTCACAACGTACCGGCGTTAGCAAAGAGGAAATTCGTTCGCTGATTCACATCGTCGGAATCTATTGTGGCGTACCTGCGGCAGTATCATGTTTCCGTATCGCCAACAGAGTATTCAAAGAACTCGAAAGTGAATAA